From the Achromobacter xylosoxidans A8 genome, the window GACCTGGCGCAGCATCGCAAATTTCTTGCCCTGATCGAACGCCTGCACACGCAGACCGGCAACGACGGCCGCAAGGTCTTCAGCATCCCGCTCACGCTTTCGTCGCGGGACCCGGCCTGGCGCGCGCTGGACGCCATCACGTTCAAGCAATGGCTGGAACGCGAAGGCTATACCTCGCCCGCGCTGCACTGGTACCTGAACTACTGCTGCCGCGACGACTACGGCGCGCAGTACGACGTGGTTTCGGCCTGGGCCGGCCTGCACTATTTCGCCAGCCGCGACGGCCATGCCGAAAACGCGGGCGAAGGCGCCGTGCTGACCTGGCCCGGCGGCCTGTCGACGTTGATGCAGCGCATGCGCGACGCCATCACGGACAAGCTCGGCCATGCCGGCTGGCTGGTTGCCGGCACCGCGGTCCGGATGCAGGAAACGGCCGCCGGACCGCAGGTCACTTGCCTGAGTTCGACTGCCGCATACACGGTGCAGGCCCGCCGCGCCGTGTGCGCAATGCCGTTGTTCGTGGCCCAGCGCATCCTGCCCGACATCCGCGCCTACGGCTACGATCCGGCCGTGCACGCGCCGCCGCATGCGCCCTGGATGGTGTCGAACTTCGTCATGGAAAGCTATCCCGCCGAAGTCCCTGGCGAACCGTTGTCCTGGGATAACGTCGTCTATCAGGGCAAGGCGCTGGGCTACGTCGTCTCCACGCACCAGCTGCTGCGCGTGGCCCGTACACCGCGCTGCGTCTTCACCGCCTACCACGCGCTCAGCGAAATGAAGCCCGAGGCCGCGCGCCAGTGGCTGACGCGCGCCAGTCCGGAGGAACTGCGGGCCGAGGCCGCGTCGGATCTGGTCGCGGCCTACGGCCAGGAATTCTGGCGCCACGCGCACCAACTGGAAATCACGGTGCGCGGCCATGCCATGGCCTCGCCGCTATGCGGCTACCTGTCCAATCGGGGATTGGCCGCGCTGCGCGACGTGGACGGTCCGATCCTGTTCGCGCACTCGGACCTATCGGGCTATTCCGTGTTCGAGGAAGCCTCGTGGTGGGGCGTGGCTGCCGCTGGGCGGATCATGGGCCAAAAGCCGCCGCAGGCCTGAAGTTCGCGCGCCGCGTTTTCGCCGGCCGCCTGCAATACAATTCCGCGAGCTTGCCGGGCATCACGGCACCTCCTGACCGGACTCAGATAAAAAGACATGGGAAAGCACGTCGTTGTCCTAGGCGCGGGTATCGTGGGCGTCTGCTGCGCGCTGGAACTGCAGCGCCGCGGCCTGTCCGTCACGCTGGTGGACCGGCAGGAGCCGGGGCTGGAAACCTCGCTGGGCAACGCCGGCGTGATCGCCCGCAGTTCGCTGATGCCGTTCAACCATCCGGGCCTGTGGGCCCAGTTGCCCCGGCTGCTGAAGAACGACACCGTGCAGTTCCGCTACAAGCTGGGCTATCTGGCGCAGAACCTGGGCTGGGCCGCCCGCTTCCTGCTCAACGCCCGACCGGCGGTGTTCAGGCAGACCGTGGAGGCGTTGGACGGTCTGATCCGGCTTTCGGCGCCGGAGCATCTGCGGCTGTTGAACGAATCGGGCGCGGCGCACCGGCTGCGCGATACCGGCTGGATTTTCCTGTACCGGTCTGAACAGGGCTGGAACAGCGGCGAACTGTCGCGCAAGACCTTTGCCCAGTACCAGGTGCCGACCCAGATCCTTGCACCCGGCGAGCTGGCGGAAATCGAACCCGCGCTCGCACCGATCTTCCAGCGCGCGCTATGGATCCAGGGCTCGTATTCCGTCGATGATCCGCACGAGGTGGTGGCGGCCTACGCCGCCCTGTTCCGCCGAGCCGGCGGCACGTTCAGATGCCTGACCGCCAGCGCCATCCGCCGCGAGGGCCAGGGCTGGATCGTGCAAGACGCCCAAGGGTCCGAATCAGTGGCAGCGGATCGATTGGTGGTGGCGCTCGGCCCCTGGTCGAAGCGCCTGCTGAAGACAACGGGCATAGACCTGCCCATGGCGTTCGAGCGCGGCTACCACATGCATTACAGCGGCGTGGACGGCGCCAGCCTGACGCGTCCGGTCTACGACACCGGCGGCGGCTATGTGCTGTCGCCCATGGCGCGCGGGCTGCGCCTGACCACGGGCGTGGAACTGGACGCCTGCGAGGCGCCTGCTCGGCCGCTGCAGCTGGAACTGGCTGAAGCGCGGGCTCGGGAAGCATTTCCGCTGGAGCGGCGACTGG encodes:
- a CDS encoding NAD(P)/FAD-dependent oxidoreductase, translating into MRRRSFLLGAATAAIAGTAGYYRSRIVETTPEIHYPGMQAGHALRDGAAWPQPSANHQRDVVILGSGVAGLSCAWKLAREGHTDFLVVQGPEFEGNAAAGLRDGLDYPLGAHYLPLPSLASTHVREMLADFGIIERGASEARPYYDETALVHSPQERLLRDGRWEESLLPMSGLPEADLAQHRKFLALIERLHTQTGNDGRKVFSIPLTLSSRDPAWRALDAITFKQWLEREGYTSPALHWYLNYCCRDDYGAQYDVVSAWAGLHYFASRDGHAENAGEGAVLTWPGGLSTLMQRMRDAITDKLGHAGWLVAGTAVRMQETAAGPQVTCLSSTAAYTVQARRAVCAMPLFVAQRILPDIRAYGYDPAVHAPPHAPWMVSNFVMESYPAEVPGEPLSWDNVVYQGKALGYVVSTHQLLRVARTPRCVFTAYHALSEMKPEAARQWLTRASPEELRAEAASDLVAAYGQEFWRHAHQLEITVRGHAMASPLCGYLSNRGLAALRDVDGPILFAHSDLSGYSVFEEASWWGVAAAGRIMGQKPPQA
- a CDS encoding NAD(P)/FAD-dependent oxidoreductase, which codes for MGKHVVVLGAGIVGVCCALELQRRGLSVTLVDRQEPGLETSLGNAGVIARSSLMPFNHPGLWAQLPRLLKNDTVQFRYKLGYLAQNLGWAARFLLNARPAVFRQTVEALDGLIRLSAPEHLRLLNESGAAHRLRDTGWIFLYRSEQGWNSGELSRKTFAQYQVPTQILAPGELAEIEPALAPIFQRALWIQGSYSVDDPHEVVAAYAALFRRAGGTFRCLTASAIRREGQGWIVQDAQGSESVAADRLVVALGPWSKRLLKTTGIDLPMAFERGYHMHYSGVDGASLTRPVYDTGGGYVLSPMARGLRLTTGVELDACEAPARPLQLELAEARAREAFPLERRLDPEAWLGRRPTLPDSRPMIGEAPRHPGLWLALGHQHIGFSTAPGTARILGELMCDGVAAAGHEAFRPGRFI